Proteins from a single region of Danio aesculapii unplaced genomic scaffold, fDanAes4.1, whole genome shotgun sequence:
- the LOC130220186 gene encoding melanoregulin-like, with the protein MGGFYSGCCPIHETTEEKDCILRVGSNMASVSSFCETAVSHHELQDSRSGSEKEERISTTEEKSDTELNAFIQMRNKVDKDTEEWEKLNYDIHTLKCARKEVCTRWKKILFQLGYQKEVESLLTVNRQTVLSDSENVEKARELLRTLSEKTGIFPRGLGKGERYVFIMDRLVSLDSAEDFVRLAREKYPRT; encoded by the exons ATGGGTGGCTTTTATTCTGGTTGCTGTCCTATTCATGAAACCACTGAAGAGAAAGATTGTATTCTAAG GGTCGGCTCCAACATGGCCAGTGTGTCCAGTTTCTGTGAGACAGCTGTGAGTCATCACGAGCTGCAGGACAGCAGATCTGGATCTGAGAAGGAGGAGAGAATCTCCACTACTGAGGAGAAATCAGATACTGAATTAAACGCCTTCATCCAAATGAGGAACAAAGTGGACAAAGATACTGAG gaatGGGAAAAGCTGAATTATGATATTCACACTCTGAAATGTGCTCGGAAAGAAGTTTGTACACGTTGGAAAAAGATCTTATTTCAGTTGG GTTACCAGAAGGAGGTGGAGTCTTTACTGACAGTCAACAGACAGACTGTTCTGAGTGACAGTGAGAATGTGGAGAAGGCCAGAGAACTGCTGAGAACGCTGTCAGAGAAAACAGGCATCTTCCCTCGCGGACTCGGCAAAGGCGAAAGATACGTTTTCATCATG GATCGACTGGTGTCCTTGGATAGTGCTGAAGACTTTGTGCGTTTGGCCAGAGAGAAGTATCCAAGAACTTAG